Sequence from the Desulfonispora thiosulfatigenes DSM 11270 genome:
ATGTCTATACCTTCGTTATATATATCAACCACAAAAATAAACTTAATTTCACCATACACAAGTTTTTGCTGTGCTGAATCTCTTTCTTTTTGTGGTGAATTCCCTGATAAACAGATAGATGGAATATTATGTTCATTAAATAATTTCGCCATAAACTCTGCATGTTCAATCGAAACACAAAATCCTAATCCTCTTACTTCATTTAAATCTGTAACGTACTTTAAAATAGCCTCAATTATCATATTAGCACGCTTTTTAGCAATCATACCCGAAAAAGTATATATTTTTGAAAGTTCTGCCTTATCATATCCCCCACGTACCCATTTCAGACTATCAAGGTTAACGGTATCTGTTACACCAAAATATTGAAATGGACATAATAGTTTACGATTAATAGCTTCTGGTAAACGGATTTCTGCGGCTATACGATTATTAAAATACTCTAAGATATTTTTACCATCCATACGTTCAGGGGTCGCAGTAAGACCTAATAATATTTTTGGCTTATAATAAAATAATAATTTTTGGTATGTTGGTGCCGCTGCATGATGAAATTCATCTATTATAATAAAGTCATAAAAGTCTGGGGTAGTTTTACTAGTTAGGTCTTTGGAATTAAAAGTCTGAACAGAAATGAACAAATGGTCGATATTTTCTGGCTTATGACCTCCAACAAATAAATCACCAAAATTGGCATCTTTTAAAACACCTTTAAAGCAAGCTCTAGCCTGCTTTAATATTTCTTCACGATGAGCTACAAACAAAATTCTAACCAGCCTATTTCCATACGTTTTACAAAAATTTTTATAATCAAATGCTGAAATAACAGTCTTTCCAGTACCTGTTGCTGCAACAATTAAGTTTCTATAATTACCACGAACTTCACGTTCAGCTTTCAATTGATCTAAAATTTCTTGCTGATAAGGGTAAGGATTTATATCAAAAGCATAAGGAATGTCGATATTATTTTCAAAATATTTTTCCCCTTTTAAAGCAAGTTCTAAACGTTTTCTTTGATCCTTAGAATATTCCTCAAATTCAGTGGAATTCCAATAACTTTCAAAAGTAGCGTTAATCTTTTTAATTGTATCTGGTAGATCTTTTTGAGTTGCTTTTACATTCCATTCAAGTCCACTAGAAATAGCAGCATTCGAAAGATTTGATGAGCCAATATATGCAGTAGTAAAGCCTGTGCCACGATAAAATACGTATGTTTTTGCATGAAGTCGTGTGCGTTTTGTGTCATAACTAACCTTTATTTCTGTATTCTGTAATTTTCTTAATTCTTCTATAGCTTTTACATCCGTAGCACCCATGTAAGATGTAGTTATAATACGAAGTTTTCCTCCATCATTTGTAAATTCTCTGAGTTCATCTATAATTAAACGTAATCCACTCCACTTAATAAAAGATACTAACATATCAATTTTATTACATGAAATTATTTCCTTTTTAAGTTCAGTAAACATCTGGGGTTCATGCACAGCACCAGTAAAAAGAGAACTTTGTGCTATAGAAGTTTCAGGTCTAATAATTTCAGCTTTTTTATTAATTGCATATATATTATTTTTAATATCCAAAAGTGCAAGAAGTTGTTCAGCACGTTCATCCACAGACAATAAATCAAAGATAGCTTCTTTAGTTTCTTCTTTTATAGTAGTCACAATCTTATTTGCAAGTACAATTTGAGCCAGCATATCTCCCCCATTATCCTTGACATTATCTAGGCCTTTTTCAATAATTTCAGATATGTACTTTGCTAAAATTTTGGAGGATTCTGCATTATCAATAGGCGCAGTCTGAATTAACTTGTCCTTATTTTTATCAAGTTCTTGTCCCAACTCTTTATTGATGACTAGTTCATATAATCCTGGTTTTAGCATTTTTAATCCTCCTTAATAATAGAAAACAATCTCCTTAACCTAATCTTTATACTCTCTATATGTATTCACAGTTTAGATTAACATGTAATGCCCATCAAATTCCATTATATAATAAGCCCTAAAGCTATGCTATTTCATTGTTTCTTTAATTATCAAGCTTCATTTTCCAACTG
This genomic interval carries:
- a CDS encoding DEAD/DEAH box helicase: MLKPGLYELVINKELGQELDKNKDKLIQTAPIDNAESSKILAKYISEIIEKGLDNVKDNGGDMLAQIVLANKIVTTIKEETKEAIFDLLSVDERAEQLLALLDIKNNIYAINKKAEIIRPETSIAQSSLFTGAVHEPQMFTELKKEIISCNKIDMLVSFIKWSGLRLIIDELREFTNDGGKLRIITTSYMGATDVKAIEELRKLQNTEIKVSYDTKRTRLHAKTYVFYRGTGFTTAYIGSSNLSNAAISSGLEWNVKATQKDLPDTIKKINATFESYWNSTEFEEYSKDQRKRLELALKGEKYFENNIDIPYAFDINPYPYQQEILDQLKAEREVRGNYRNLIVAATGTGKTVISAFDYKNFCKTYGNRLVRILFVAHREEILKQARACFKGVLKDANFGDLFVGGHKPENIDHLFISVQTFNSKDLTSKTTPDFYDFIIIDEFHHAAAPTYQKLLFYYKPKILLGLTATPERMDGKNILEYFNNRIAAEIRLPEAINRKLLCPFQYFGVTDTVNLDSLKWVRGGYDKAELSKIYTFSGMIAKKRANMIIEAILKYVTDLNEVRGLGFCVSIEHAEFMAKLFNEHNIPSICLSGNSPQKERDSAQQKLVYGEIKFIFVVDIYNEGIDIPEVNTVLFLRPTESLTVFLQQLGRGLRLAENKDCLTVLDFIGQANKKYNFENKFAALLANSTKGIDREIKDGFISVPKGCYIQLERKAKKYILDNIRSSFGTKVGIISRIANFEEDTDKKLTLENFINHYQLDIRTIYTRNSFSRLCVEAGVRENFDEKLENILTKAFAKICAIDSRRWLSFLIEVLPEVGSLDLNKLSKGQIRMLQMFQFTVWQKSYEECGFSSLKDGLVEIQKNLVLYSELIEILKYKFDHINFIDISIDLGFDCPLDVHCKYTRDQIFVALDYLKPSVIRQGVKWLPEKNLDVFIITLNKALKDYSPTTMYNDYSINEWLFHWQSQSTTSEESITGKRYINHRKQGFKVLLFVREFNTDLAGTAPFTFLGTANYVKHEGSRPMNITWKLDNPIPAKFLKRTNKLVVG